AGAAACTCTGCTGCCTGCTCTGGTCCTACTGGATTCTCGGCAGGCGCTTCTGAACTGTTCGCGACCAGAGCTTGTGCCGGGGTGTTAGACAGCTTCTCGGTTCCTGCGCATGCATCTGGCATTCCGCCCTGCCTAGCTGTTGATCTATTCATTTTCGGTTCCTTTAAGTCCCTTCGAGATGTATGAAGTTCCTTAAATTAACTTCCTCGTCTGCGGAGATAGTTCCACAAATTTGTAAGCACTACCTAGGTCAGGAATGATTTTTTTTGTGAGATTTCATGTCCGGGAGCTCTAGGGCACGAACTGTGCAAGTTTTGTACTTACATGTCCGGGGAGGGCCGGACATAAAACGAGGATTTATTCAGGAGAGTTGTCCGAGACCCCTTGAAATGCATCTTGATAGAGCTTTTCATATATGTTTTCGCACTTGATCGGGCGTTCCTCGGACAATTCTTGAGCGTGCATGTGCCTACTGGCGGGAGTTTGAGCAGTCGAAGATTATTGTGCCTGCAATCACCGACACAGTAAATTTCGCACCAGACTCCAGTGGCTTCTACAGCAACGATAAGACAAGCATAGTCCTGCCTGAGTCGATTCCGTACACGCTCGCCATCTTAAACTCACAGATTTCCTGGTGGCTGGCGCAGCAAACGTTCGCCAGCAGGCAGGGCGGCTTCTATGAGTTCAAGCCCATGTACGTATCGCAGTTACCTATCCCCATGCCGACTGCGGACAGGAAACAGTCAATCGAACTTCTCGCTAATGCTATTATCGAACTAAAAGGCGAGGGTCCCACTGCGGCTTACTTAGAGCGCCTTCTCAACGGCTTGGTATATGAACTCTTCTTTCCGGATGATTTGCACGCTCAGAAGCTTTGTTTCTTTGATCTGGTTGCTGCCGCTCGCATCCGTAAAAATGCGGTCAAAACCGATTGGGAGGCGTTCCACGAACAAATCTCAGGTGTGAATCATCCAATCTACGCCGCCCTCTTCGCCTTGAACGGTCTGGAGGTGGTCCCGAATCATTGAGGATCGCGAGTGAGGATCACCAAGATCGAAGTCTCAGACTTCCGTGGTTTTCCAGGACCTGCGGTCTACGACTTCGAATTCAAGAGTTCGCGAAACTTGTTTATCTACGGCGAAAATGGAAGCGGCAAGTCCAGCTTATTCCGCGCGATTCAGGAATTCTTCAACCGCCGCGCCGGTGCGAAACCCTTCGCAGACTATAAGAACAACCTGGACATGACGCTGACTTCTGGGCGGGTGACCGTCCACTTTGACAATGGTCAGACGCAGTCCTGGGTCCACGGTGGGGCCCGGCCCCTCGGTATGTCGCCGGCATCCCAGACGGCGCTTCAGTCGGGGTTCCTTGACTATCGCAGCCTGCTCGAAACAAATTTTGCCCAGCGTGGCGAAGAAGTAAATCTCTTCGACATTGCCATCACGCGTCTGGTACCGCATTTGGAGAAACCAACCGCGGGTGGCGGTTCTCGACGTATCGGAGAACTGTGGTCTGCTGTGCATATGCCCCGCATACGACGCAAGAGAGCTGTGGATGCTTGCATGCACGCGGTATCAACATTCAACACGGCTTTTGAGCCTGTGATCAAACCACTTATAGAAAAAGCGACAGAACTCCTTGGGGAGTTCCCCATTCCGGTCTTCATTCTAGGTGCATCGTTCCAGCCGGTCGAGTATGACTCGTCGAACAGAAAACTTCTTAACTTGGAATTGATCCTTTCCGTCCAAAGTGGGGGAACACAGTTTCTGAATTTTCACAATGTCCTAAATGAAGCACGCCTTTCTGCAATAGGGCTTGTTATATACCTTGCCGGACTCTTGATCAGTGTGCCCGCGACGACAGCCGACCCAAAATTATTGGTTCTAGATGACGTACTCGTCGGTTTGGACATGGCAAATCGGGTGCCAGTCCTGAAGATCCTTGAACAATATTTTACTGACTGGCAGATTATTCTCCTTACTCATGATCGTGTCTGGTATGAGATGGTTCAGCTAGAAATGGAAAATCAAGACTGGCGGGCGTACGAACTCTGGTTGGCTGAGGACGGAGTCACCCCTGTCCATCGCTCCCGAGATGGCGGTCCCAATTTTTTCCTGGACCGTGCCAATAAACACCTCGCCGATAACGATGATCGTGCGGCAGCTGTTTACGCCAGAGCCGCCTTCGAGGCGAAAGTAAGAAAATATTGCAGTGATAAATATTTGCCAGTGCCGTACAACAAGGATCCAAGGAAGGTAAAAGCCGAATCCCTATGGAAAGCTGCAACTAAGCATGCGCTTGAGGTTGCCCCAAATCCAGCTGAAAAACGAATGCTCGGATCACTTTTCAGATCTGTCTATGCAGCCAAACAGGTTGTGCTTAATCCATTGAGCCACTCGATCACACAGCCGATCACAAAGCCTGAGATTCAAGCGGCTATCTTGGCAGTGTCACAGCTCGTATTCCACTGAAAGCTGCCGAATATTCACTGGCGTCGAGAAGCCGCCCGGCTAAAAGGCGAGCGTCGTCATCTTGCCCGCGCAGTTTAATTTCTAAGTTCTGGAAACGGAGGGCCCAGTCTGGCCTCTTGCCAGGGTGTTTATACTTCCGCCGAAAGAGAAAACTGGAGAATCTGAACCGCAATATGACGAAGATAGTCATGCTCGCGCAGCTCGACTTCAACCACGTAAAGGCGTGGCTCGAAAGTGTTGGGGTCGATAAGATAACCATCAGGAATACTCCGGACGCCGCCTTCTACTCCGATTTTCTTCTTAACATCGAGGTATATCCGTCGCGGACCGAAGACTCGAGCCCTCAGCTCTAAAATCATTTTTCCGAGATCGGCTTCGCTCGCGTAGCTTACGGAATGAAAGGTTTTGTCTTGCGTCCAGAGCATGCGCGTGTATTGTGCCTAGGACTGCATTGATTGGCAAGAGGTTATGCTCCGATGCACTGTTTCGCAAACGCTTGGTCATCGGAGTACCTTCGTTTAGAAACGACCGAAAAGGCTAAGATACCTTGGAAAGCAGAGGAATCGTGACATTTTCGATAGCGCAATACGCGGCCCGGCGCCCGACGCTCTGGCATCTGACGCACAGCAACAACCTTGATTTAATCAGGAAGTCGCGTGTCTTGATGTCCGCGGAGCTTTTGACAAATGCGGCTCACGCCAGCCCGCGTCGCGATCGTCAGATCACCCTTGGCCGGCCCGTGCTCAGGGACCAAAAAACTTCTCCATGAGAAATGCATTGACTTCGAATCAGGATTCTCCATGAATGATCTTCTCCAGGAGTTGGCCAGGCGAGTGTTCTTTTGGTCAGGCTGGCCGGACCGACCGATCAAAGCCGGCCGAGATGCAATAAGTACTTACGGCGAGTCCGATATTCTGATTCGTTTACCATTTCTTGATGTAGCAGAGCCTCATACACCTTATTTTTCGCGGTGCAACTCTGGCGCCACACGCATGCAACATGGCAAGCCCGTTCCCCGAGGTCCAGGCACGTTCCGTCAGGCGATACAATGTAACTTTCCGCCATCCAAGGTTGTAGAAGTGACGTTTATCGATTCGGTGCCACTGCCCAAAACCGCTGAGGTGGCGAGGGGTCTGGCGGGGCCGTGGGAGGCTTTGTAGTCGCAGTTGAGCGCAGACGTAATACGCATGAAAAGAGGCGCCGATTGAGAGATGTCTTAGGGCGGAGCGAGCTGAGAGTCTTGCGAATGGAGAGTCGCACTCGTGACCACTTCTAACCCACCGCAGAGGCGGTTTTGGGTGGTGTCGCCGAACGTCCGCGATGACTACCACACTGTCGGCCTTTGGAGACAAGCGAGTGTGCTGCACCATGCTGCTTTCATGGGCTACAAGCCACAGGATCGGGACCATAAGCAGATTGGCTACAAGTTTGCTCACGTAATACGCCCAAATGACATCGTGCTCATTGCCCGGCGTCATCGTCATCAGCCTCAGGTAGTTGGATACGGCATCGTCGTCGGTCCGTATACGAAGACCCTGCCAGGCTTTAAGCCTCCCGAGCCGTTCGGATCTCTCCGCGAGCTTTCGCCTTTCAAACCGTTAAGCGGTCCACCAAAAAACGTAAGCATGACGCATGCTCTTGGCCAGATCGCCGCGCTTCACGAACTGCATCCCCGCAAGCGCCCGAGCGATAGAAGACTTTGGACTGGATGGAGCGTCAACTCAAGGCAGGGAAAAAGGTTGGTGGTGGCAGTGGGGGCAAGGGGCGGCGCAAACATCACAGTGTGGGGGTCAAACTGGCGAATTTGCCTCATTATCACGAGCTCGAGTTTCAAGTTCGAACAAAAAAGGCAGTCTTAATCGGTAAACAAAGGGAAGCGAATCTTTTAGCCGAATATCGTGATTGGTTGCTGAAGCAAGGCCGCAAACTTCAGATCGTGAAATATACGAGTCTTCGTTGCGATGCATACGAAGGAGAACGTAAGAATTTGATCGAGGCGAAATGCTCCTCGGCGCGTGAATATATCCGAATGGCTGCCGGACAGCTCTTTGAATATGCTTACCTCGGGCGAAAGTTCCATGGCAGTCCCAATAAAGCCATTCTGCTCCCAGACAGACCGGATCCAGAATCAATAGAGTGGCTAGCCGGCCTTAAAATAAGCGTGGTCTGGAGAGAGAAGAAGGTGTTTCTGGACAATGCAAACGGGCAATTCTCGTAGCGCACGCTCGCAGGTAGTCTCATTCGGCCAACCGTCCTTTGATCTCGCAAGCTTCATGCCTCGCAGTTCGTGTTCCAAAACTCCTCTGGCGGCACTCCCTGCAAAGCCTTGGTTCTAAGCAATCGAGTGGGTACATTCCTTGTGTTTCTAAACCATATGGTTTTTGAAAACTCCAATCATCGCTCAACTCCGCCCGTCCAACCGCTCGCAAAATGTGCCTATCGCTTTCCCAAAGCCTATATTGAGTGTGAAAGCAAAGAACATTCTTGGAAATCTCTAAGCAGATAAGGGTATTCAAGACAAGATTTTGTTTGCAAATTTGTAGCTTGGCGAGTATTGTTTGTCTCCACACCCCTTAGAACCTTGGCACGGAGAAACACCAACTGAGGTTCGATAAATGTTCTCGTGTTGCCCCTTGTTCTCGTGTGTTCTATGTTTCCGCGTGACGGTTGGAACTTAATTGCAGTCACCATTCTAGACCTAAATGAGCAGTTGCTGAGGACCGATTTTTTTGCATGAGCAAGCCCATCCTTTAATAGCACTCGAGTTCCAGTCGCTGGATTTTGGCGCGGTACACTTCGGCAGGCCAGAGCAAGTCGTAGAAACAACACTCATGGTATTCCGCGCCGGCACGGATTCTCGACGTCCTTCCTTGATGCGTAGTTTTCTCGGGAAGGATGATTTCCCATTGTCCAAGGATCATATGAAATCAGTTTCCGCTAAAATCAGCCTCCTGTTTAACGCGATGGACACGCCTCAGGCTCCTGAACGATGAACTTCTATCAGGCAAATGCCTTTGGGCTGGGCGGAATTTTTACTCGC
This sequence is a window from Terriglobia bacterium. Protein-coding genes within it:
- a CDS encoding AAA family ATPase, producing the protein MRITKIEVSDFRGFPGPAVYDFEFKSSRNLFIYGENGSGKSSLFRAIQEFFNRRAGAKPFADYKNNLDMTLTSGRVTVHFDNGQTQSWVHGGARPLGMSPASQTALQSGFLDYRSLLETNFAQRGEEVNLFDIAITRLVPHLEKPTAGGGSRRIGELWSAVHMPRIRRKRAVDACMHAVSTFNTAFEPVIKPLIEKATELLGEFPIPVFILGASFQPVEYDSSNRKLLNLELILSVQSGGTQFLNFHNVLNEARLSAIGLVIYLAGLLISVPATTADPKLLVLDDVLVGLDMANRVPVLKILEQYFTDWQIILLTHDRVWYEMVQLEMENQDWRAYELWLAEDGVTPVHRSRDGGPNFFLDRANKHLADNDDRAAAVYARAAFEAKVRKYCSDKYLPVPYNKDPRKVKAESLWKAATKHALEVAPNPAEKRMLGSLFRSVYAAKQVVLNPLSHSITQPITKPEIQAAILAVSQLVFH